The genomic segment CTTCTTACAAAGTGTAAAGTTATGGTAGTTCACAAATAATGGTATAATTAAAATAAAAGTATAATTATTATTGTGATAATATTTAGTAAAATTTATAAACAAAGGGGGAAATAATATGGATTTAGTTGAATCAGGAAGAAAAAAAATTGAGTGGGTTAAACAACATATGAAAGTTCTTAATGCATTAAAAGAAAAGTATATAAACGAACAACCATTTAAAGGAATAAATATATCAATGAGTATTCATCTTGAAGCCAAAACTGCATATACTGCAGTTGTTTTGCATGAATTAGGGGCTAATGTTGCTATTACAAGTAGTAATCCATTATCTACACAAGATGATGTAGCAGAAGCATTAAAAACATATGGAGTTAATGTATATGCTAAACGCTCTACAGATGAAGAATTATATTGGAAAAATATTGATAAGGTTTTAGCAATTAAACCGAATATTGTTATAGATGATGGTGCTGATTTAGGAGTTAGAATTGTAGAAAAATATCCAGAATTATTAGATAATATTTGGGGAATTAATGAAGAAACTACTACAGGAATAAAAAGGTATAAAGCATTGCTTAAAGATGGCAAGTTGAAGGTACCTGTAATTAATGTAAATGATTCATACATGAAATATCTTTTTGATAATAGATACGGTACAGGTCAATCCACATGGGATGGAATAATTAGATCAACTAACTTAACAGTTGCAGGCAAAAATGTTGTTGTTGCTGGATATGGATGGTGTGGAAAAGGTGTGGCAATGAGAGCAAAGGGATTAGGTGCAAAAGTTATTGTGACCGAAGTTGATCCTATAAAAGCTATTGAAGCTGTAATGGATGGATTTGAAGTAATGCCAATGGATGATGCTGCAAAAATAGGCGACTTCTTTGTTACAGTTACTGGTGATACTGATGTTATTGTCGAAAGACATTTCTTGAATATGAAAGATGGTGTAGTTTTAGCAAATGCGGGTCATTTTGATATTGAAGTTAAGGTTTCTGACTTAGAAAGAATAAATGTAGAAAAGAAAGAGGTTAGAAATGGTGTAACTCAATACACTATGCCAAATGGAAATAAATTATATTTACTAGGTATGGGAAGACTCGTAAATCTCGTAAATGGTGATGGACATCCTGTAGAAATTATGGATTTATCTTTTTCTTTACAGTTAGAAGGAGCAAAATATTTAAAAGAAAATAAAGGAAAAATAGAAATAGATGTTAAACCAGTTCCATACGAAGTTGATTTAAAGATTGCTAAGATAAAATTAAAATCCACGGGGATAGAAATAGATGAATTAACACCAGAACAAATAGAATATTTAAATAGTTGGAAATAAACAAAAAGGGAACCGTTAGGTTCCCTTTTTGTTGGGGTGGCATGTGGGATTTGAACCCACGACATCCTGATCCACAGTCAGGCGTTCTACCACTGAACTAATGCCACCATCACTAAATAAAAAAAGGTGGCGCGCCCAGAGGGATTCGAACCCCCAACCCTTGGATTAGAAATCCAATGCTCTATCCTATTGAGCTATGGGCGCTGGAGCGGCCGACGAGACTCGAACTCGCAACCCCTGGCTTGGAAGGCCAGTGTTCTACCAATTGAACTACAGCCGCACTTAAAAAGTCGCCACCTTCTGGTCGGAGCGACTGGGGTCGAACCAGCGACCTCCGGTTCCCAAGACCGGCGCGCTACCAACTGCGCTACGCTCCGACTCATACTGTCTCATTCATTGTCCGAGAATTATAATACCATAAAAAAGATTAATAGTCAAGTAAAAAATTATTTCAAGATTTTTACAAATTATAATTCATCTAATTCTTTTACTATTTTTTGCAAAACGTCAGGCTCTTCATAAAAGGATATTATTTCTCCGTCTTTTGTAGAAATCGTTAAACAAAAACTCTCTAAATACGGCTTGTGTAGAGTTCTTAGACGCCTATTAGGTAAAAACAAATCCTGCATTTTCACATAATATATTTCTTGTTTTCCTTTAATATCGTATAGATTATATTCTTCAATATCTTTTTTTGAAATAATATTTTTAAAATAATCGCCATTTGGCATTTTAAATGAATATGCAATATTATTTTCTCCAATTGCAAAGGTTGCCGATAATAATTTCCCAACTTCTTCTAAAGATGTAATTTCTCCTCGTCCAAAAAATAAATGATAATATTTCCATTTCTTAGTATCAAAATTATTATTATTTATATATTCTTTTATCATATCAATTTTTTTCTCTTCATTTGCAGCTACTAAAAATATACCAGAAACTACTATTAAATAAAATAAAATAAAGAAATTTGTAAAACCAAATAAAAGAGCTATTGCTTCACTTCCTAAAATTGTACCTGCTAAAAACGAGAATAATTTTTTACCTTTATTTTTTAACAATTGATAAGAAATGA from the Marinitoga litoralis genome contains:
- a CDS encoding adenosylhomocysteinase, translating into MDLVESGRKKIEWVKQHMKVLNALKEKYINEQPFKGINISMSIHLEAKTAYTAVVLHELGANVAITSSNPLSTQDDVAEALKTYGVNVYAKRSTDEELYWKNIDKVLAIKPNIVIDDGADLGVRIVEKYPELLDNIWGINEETTTGIKRYKALLKDGKLKVPVINVNDSYMKYLFDNRYGTGQSTWDGIIRSTNLTVAGKNVVVAGYGWCGKGVAMRAKGLGAKVIVTEVDPIKAIEAVMDGFEVMPMDDAAKIGDFFVTVTGDTDVIVERHFLNMKDGVVLANAGHFDIEVKVSDLERINVEKKEVRNGVTQYTMPNGNKLYLLGMGRLVNLVNGDGHPVEIMDLSFSLQLEGAKYLKENKGKIEIDVKPVPYEVDLKIAKIKLKSTGIEIDELTPEQIEYLNSWK